The genome window GGGGTCCGTGAATTCCACGACGGGCACGCTCGGGGTGAGCACATATTGCTCGCGTCCGATCCATTGCTGTAAACCACTGCGAGGACGCAGCATTAGCAGAAAGGGTGTCTCTTCTGGGATGTATAATTCTAGCTGACTAGTTGCGTGTAGCCACATATGGGAGGTTGTCGGTCAAAGGAATTGAGAGAGGAGTATTAGTTGCCTGCGACGACCGAGAGCTAATCTGATGCCAATGAGAAGGCGAGCACGGATTTTAATCTGTGTAGTCACGCGTATCATGATTTGTGAAAAGTGACGCGGCACATGCGGATCTGCTGAATGTGGGTTGCTTGGGGAGGGACGGCCTCCGCGCTTGCCGCGTGCTACGCTGCCTTCAGCAGATCCTCAGCGCAGAACCAGCTCACCTGCACACAGCAAGACGAGGCGGAGTTCGTCTCTCCCAAGGTTTGAGTTGAAAAATCACAATTCTTAATGCGCGGTTATCTCTATCAGGCAAGGAACTCGACTACGCTTTTCACAAATCATGCTCTGCGTCGGTTTTTGAGTTTGTTGCAAAATTGTTTTGAATGCGCAGCAGAGACTGCCATTGATCGCTGGTTATGGAGCGACCTTCCAATGAGACAGTAGTGAACCATTTCCCAGACTACACTGGGGGAGTGGGCGAAGCTGTGTTTCATCCGGATGGTTCGCCGCGCTCGCACTATGCGCCAGTGGTGGATGTGTTGAATGCGTGCCCGCGTAGTAACCTCAGCTTGCGGCAGAAGCGTCTCAATCATGTGGTGGATGAGTTGGGGCTACAGTTTTCGGATATCGCGAAAGGAAACAAGCCGACCAATCCATGGCGCTTAGATCTGTTTCCTCTGGTGATTCCTGCGGATGAGTGGAAGCGTATTTCGGCTGGTATTGTGCAGCGTGCTCTGGCGTTTAATGCCTATGCCGCCGATATGTATGGTGAGCAGAAGATTTTGCGCCAGCGAGTGATTCCGCATGAATTAGCGCTGCGTGACCCTGCGTTGTTGCGCCAATTGAGTGGGATCGAAGTGCCTGGTGGCGAGTATTCTCAGTTTGGTGCGTTTGATTTAGTCGATGCGGGTGGGGGCAATTGGCAGGTCAGCGAGCATCACATGGGCACGCCGTTCGGTATTTCGCATGTGCTGCAGAATCGCCGTGTCCTCTCGGAGGTCTTTCCTGAGCTGTATGAGCCTGTGGATGTGGCTCCGGTTGCCGGCTTTAGCACTTATTTATTGGAAATGCTGCGTGCGCAATCGCATCTGAAGAATCCGCATGTGTTGCTATTAACCAGCGGACAATCAGGGCAGGCCTATTTTGAAGAGGCGTTTATCGCACGTCACATGGGTATCTCGATTGCGCAGCCGCGCGATTTGCTGGTGCGGGAGAGTCGTGTCTTTTTGAAGACCATTCGTGGCTTGGAGCCAGTGGATGTGATTTATCGTCGAGTCGAGAGCTCTTCACTGGATCCGATTGCGGTGCCAAATGGTTTTGGGCTCGGTGTGCCTGGCTTGATCAATGTGATGCGCAAGGGAAATGTGGCGATTGTCAATGCGCCTGGCGCGGGGGTTACGGATAATCGTGCCTTGTTGCGTTATTCGGATCGCATCATTCAGCACTACTTGCGGGAGGAGCCGATCCTGAAATCCGTTGAGACTTATCATATGGATGATGTCGATCAGCGTGATCACGTTTTGGATCATACCAACGATATTGTTATCAAACCGGTGCAGGATCACGATGTCTTGTGGCAACGTTGTGGCGGGAGTCGGCCTTCCGAGAGTGCGGCTTCCATTGCTCGTATTGCCCGTAAGTATCCAGAGTATTTTGTGGGGCAGGTCTTGCCTGATTCGGCTGCGGTTCCAAGCTTTAAAGACGGACGGTTTTCGCCGCGCGGTATCCAACTGCGCGCCTTCTTTATTTTAGGAACGGAACCGATCGTGCTGCCTGGG of Lentimonas sp. CC4 contains these proteins:
- a CDS encoding circularly permuted type 2 ATP-grasp protein translates to MNHFPDYTGGVGEAVFHPDGSPRSHYAPVVDVLNACPRSNLSLRQKRLNHVVDELGLQFSDIAKGNKPTNPWRLDLFPLVIPADEWKRISAGIVQRALAFNAYAADMYGEQKILRQRVIPHELALRDPALLRQLSGIEVPGGEYSQFGAFDLVDAGGGNWQVSEHHMGTPFGISHVLQNRRVLSEVFPELYEPVDVAPVAGFSTYLLEMLRAQSHLKNPHVLLLTSGQSGQAYFEEAFIARHMGISIAQPRDLLVRESRVFLKTIRGLEPVDVIYRRVESSSLDPIAVPNGFGLGVPGLINVMRKGNVAIVNAPGAGVTDNRALLRYSDRIIQHYLREEPILKSVETYHMDDVDQRDHVLDHTNDIVIKPVQDHDVLWQRCGGSRPSESAASIARIARKYPEYFVGQVLPDSAAVPSFKDGRFSPRGIQLRAFFILGTEPIVLPGGMARQTGAMHRTRRLSIITNGLKDVWVADDLVEESAPKRRPMASGARSSISSRVAESLYWVGRYIERAENTARQFNTLEQLRWDQMAHAEKRTYWPLLQAVAAATGQTEVAKLKRPPRDTFDLSRSLLLDESKGASVRACIGYARNGLENVRETISPECWEVIEEMVLYLRQHSKGPATRSVLRELSEKIVSEVARFNGTAERTLSHDDAWQFYRIGGFFERTIGTLSLLEVALPRIVKTYCAKDQESADLTALLRLLGSLDAYRREFRSRAYVDRVARLIILGKSNPSSVTFCLNNLHYAIGTLSISGERKMGLSIKVAISSLIETLDDFSITQSEDLHEDLWEEVSGVNSVPLIAPETIEQELSDMTQQVEALHKKIEDVFFSHQNVFAKELTLFD